One window from the genome of candidate division TA06 bacterium encodes:
- a CDS encoding DUF4405 domain-containing protein — protein sequence MNKQKTLKWLNLALFVLFAIQAVTGVLAFAGLLENAEAAGELHIYAGLAMVIVAAVHLWLNWGWVRLNFFKKYGTFNHKRRKGQNNHV from the coding sequence ATGAATAAACAGAAAACGCTGAAATGGCTGAATCTGGCGCTGTTCGTGTTGTTTGCCATCCAGGCGGTGACCGGGGTGCTGGCTTTTGCCGGGTTGCTGGAGAATGCCGAGGCCGCCGGGGAACTCCATATCTACGCGGGTCTGGCCATGGTCATAGTTGCAGCGGTCCACCTTTGGCTCAATTGGGGCTGGGTGAGGCTCAACTTCTTCAAGAAATACGGGACATTTAACCACAAAAGGCGCAAAGGACAAAATAATCACGTTTAA